GGGTACTTCTGCCAACTATTCGTAACCGGATACGACGTTAGCATTCCTCGGTGGAGTATGGGAAGAGGGAAGCGAGGCGTGTGGTGTGCGGTGTCAGGCGTTTAAATGCATTGCGGAGCGCTCTATCCTTACTAACCACAGCGGAACAGAGCTATGTTGATTTTCTATGACTGGCTTAACGGAAGCAATACGCTGGGAGGTTGGGCATCATCTATTTCGGCTACAAATGCTACTTATAGAGGACAACGGGGCACTTGCATCCAGCGGAGTCGAAACGATAGCATACACTAACTAATACATACTTGGCCGATGATAGCGCCTTGTCTCATGACCGGAATGCAATAGATGCACATCTTTTTTTGGCAGTCACATCTCATTCAattttttaattttttttcAGCGGGCACACGAGGTGCTACCGTGCATCTAAAATCTTCACGATGCAAAATGTGTCTGCGTCGATTATTGTTTCCGGTCCCGTTAAAAGCCAAGCCCACCCTCATGACCAAGCCAGCCGTGCATTTCGTGGAATACGAGCGGCGAAGGCTGGGGATGACGTCTTCCTACTCGATTCGATACCTGTCGCTTGGCTGGACTACGCGGGCGAGCGAGGTTCCGCAGTATTTCCGAAGCGATAAGCGATAAGACGATAAGGTAATCCAGAATTGGAGGTGCTACTGGGCTGGGTGCGTCAGCTTCCGAGAACAGCGAACTTTTCCAGAGCCTCGCTTCATCGCGATACATACGATACCCTTCACCATCCACCGTCCACCACCAGGACCATTTTTCACCACAAACAAACTGGTCGGTGATCCGTCTAAATACACGCAATGCTCCGTTCATTAGCGACGCGCCTGCCGCGACGTGCGGCCGTCACATCATCGCCGCTCACAACATCAGCGATTCGCCCCTCTAGCCTCCCCTCGTCCCGCCGCACACTCGCAACCACTATCGAAGCCATCCCCAAAGAGCCGACAGAACTCGACGCCATAACTACCCTCCCTAATGGCCTGCGCGTTGCCTCCGAAGCCTTGCCGGGCTCCTTTtccggcgtcggcgtctaCGTAGATGCCGGCTCCCGGTACGAGGATGCGGGCCTGCGAGGAGTTAGTCACATTATGGACAGATTGGCCTTCAAATCGACGGGGAGCCGCAGCGCCGACTCGATGCTCGAAcaggtcgaggccctcggcggcaacaTTCAGTGCGCGAGTTCCAGAGAAAGCATGATGTACCAAGCAGCGACCTTCAACGGCGccgtgccgacgacgatTGGGCTGCTGGCCGAGACGATCCGCGACCCGAAGctcaccgaggaggaggtgttGGAACAGCTCGGCACGGCCGAGTACGAGATCAAGGAGATCTGGAGTAAGCCGGAGCTCATCCTGCCGGAGCTTGTGCACACGGCCGCCTTTAAAGACAACACACTTGGCAACCCCCTGTTGTGCCCGGAGGAGCGTCTGGGTAGCATATCGAGGGAAACCATCCAGCGTTACAGGGACCTTTTCTACCGCCCGGAGCGCATTGCTGTCGCATTTGCGGGCGTCGAGCACGAAGAGGCCGTGAAGCTTGCGCAGCAGTACTTTGGTGACATGAAGGGCTCCTACCAAGAACCGACAATCTCACGAACGGGCTCGGAGACGTCCATAGGCTCCCAGGCCTCGGAGTTCACCGAcgcatcctcctcctcctccgccgccgcctccgcctcccccgTCCAACAACCCTCCAAACTCCTCTCCAAGGTCCCCTTCTTCAAGAATCTCTCCACCTCGGCACCCAACAGCGCCTCCGTGCTGTCCACGACGCCATCCTACAACATCAACTCCCCCGCCCACTACACCGGCGGCTTCCTCTCCCTGCCCCCACAGCCCCCGTCCTTGAACCCCAACATGCCGACCTTCACTCACATTCACCTCGCCTTCGAGGGTCTCCCCATCTCCTCGGATGACATATACGCGCTGGCGACGCTGCAGACCCTCCTCGGTGGCGGtggctccttctccgccggcggccccggcaAGGGCATGTACTCGCGCCTGTACACCAACGTTCTCAACCAGCACGGCTGGGTGGAGTCGTGCGTGGCCTTTAACCACTCGTACACGGACTCTGGACTCTTTGGCATCTCGGCAAGCTGCATCCCCGGTCGCACCGCCAGCATGCTCGACGTCATGTGCCGCGAGCTGCGCGCCCTCACCCTCGACACAGGCTTCTCGGCCCTcaaggcgggcgaggtcgaccgcGCTAAGAACCAGCTGCGCTCGTCGCTGCTCATGAACCTCGAGAGCCGCatggtcgagctcgaggacctgggccgccaggtccaggtccatGGGCGCAAGATCCCAGTCACGGACATGTGCCGCAAGATCGAGGCGCTGACGGTCGAGGACCTGCGCCGCGTTGCgcgcatcgtcgccggcggcctcgtggAGAACGCGGGCAAGGGCAGCGGTGCGCCGACGGTCGTGTTGCAGGAGGCGCAGGCCCACGGCGTAAGCACGCACACGCTCGAGTGGGAGGCGATCCAGAACACAATTTACGACTGGCAGCTGGGTCGGAGATGAGAGTACGCGGTAGCAGCACAGTAGCAACCTCCCCCTCGTTGTAGATGTCTTGTCTTGATAGATCTGAGTGTGTGGTGAGGGCAGAGGGGGGCAGGGATGAGAAATGGCCATAGACGGGGGCCATGTTTTTGTACCATAGAATCGGGAAGGGGGGCTGTGTGTAGTTGTTGTTGTATCAGTAAAAAaggccggcatcgtcacAAAAAGCAGGAGAAAGATGGAACAATGGGCCGGCCAGCACATATACATGCTGGCTGACGACAATGGGTGTTTCTTTGTTGTGAAAGGGGGCTGCGAGAGGCTTCCATCTCGTGGCGGTCGGACCTGTAGAAAACACTATTCATCTCGGGAAAAAAATATCTAAGCGAACCCATATCCGCCATCACAACTCGCTACTCGCCAATTTGTGGCCGAGAGATCAACGGCCAGACAAAGACTACAATAACCAGGCAACGGGCCTTCGAGGCAGATTgtaatattattaatatGGTATCGCTCGCTAATAACAAGACCCTTCGGTGAGGCGTAACTAACATATGAAAGATCACCATAGTAGAGGGGGAGGTATACGTAGGTGGGTTGTAAACGACAGGCATGCGGCCTGACCAGACCTGGTCGGCATGGCATTGCTGCTACAATCGCCGTCTTCTAAGGCAGACATTTCCTCTCCCTGTCAAACCATGCGTTGTCTAAATTAAGTTCttcttgtttttcttcttctaaagctTGGATCGAATGGCCTCGAGCCTGTACTTGACGTCCTTGAGCGCCTTGGTGACTGGCTTCCAGTCGTCAAACTGCCGGAGCAGctcctccgtctcggacGACAGCTCGGTGCGGACAAAGTCCTCCTCGAGAAGACCGCGCATAACCCACGGCAGGTGGTACGGGTTCGGGTTCGCGAGGGAGGAGTTGGCGTCGCGGCGGTGGGTGACGATGGCGGGCACGTTGGGCCGAATGTCCGAGGTCTCGAGTGCATGGGCGAGAGCGAGGTCGTAGACCTGATCGTCGTAGTAGAGGCGCGAGTGGCCCTCGCCCGAGTAGAGGCTGCCGGCAAGCGGTGTCGAAAGTTCCCTCAAGAGCCCGTGATCGGAGACGCCCAGATTGCGAAGTTTCAGCGCAAACCCAACGAGGTGGGCGATGCTGAAGATAACGTTAGGAAGAAAATAGAGATGCGTTCGAAGGGGGCTCACAAGTCTGGTGCATGGATGCGGCCGTCAATAAAAACCGCGCGGTATATGTAAGGGTGAGATGCGGGTGAGTAGATGGCTGACTCCATTGGCACAAGCTGGTCGTCGATGCTGCCGATGTAAGTTATCCTGGCGCCGTACTGAAGCACTTCTTTCAGCGAGTGCTCGTATCTCTTTGAGATGTCACTGTCCGGATTCGAGAATTCCCATAGCTCGTTGGCGGCGCCCATGAGAATGCCCATACTTGACTTGTAGTCAGGGAATGGCCCCAATGAGACGCCCGCTACATAGAAGTCAGACTAGATTCAAAGCACACCGAATGAAGGCAGATGGACAACATACCCATGGCGCACACGCCGATTTTGGCgttggtgatgatgccgaGGTCAATCAGCTTCGCCAACAACATGATCCCCACAGGTACACCTTGCGAGTGGCATGCAACCAGAATCAGGTCTGCGTTGCGGATGTGCTCGATCCAGTTAAGAAGAAGCTTCCACAGGTTGTCCACTCTGTCGGCAATCCTTCCGTCGCCCTCCAGCGCAACCTTCTCTATCTCGCAATCAGGGGAACCATGAGCGTCCGTCCATCGCCTGACGGCTTCGGCGCCCAGGTTTGCAAACCGCAGTGAAGTACCAGTGGGCTGTCCAACCATGGGCCGTAGGTACATGGCTGGGAAAAGGCCGTGGACTCCAATTGCAATGGCCTTCTTGATCTTGGGGGTCTCTTTCACTCTATACACGTGGTTCGCGGGAGGCTGTTGTGTTCTAAGTAGCAACGATGTAATCTGCTTGACGATGGATGGATTGTCTTTCATCCGGTATGTGCTTCCGAACGAGGGCAACAGCAGgtttggcggcggcccctTGCTGAGTGTTTCTTGACTGGTGCTGGGCTTTGGCGTTCCTGGTTTCAGGGGCGGTTCCTTTGGCGTAGTCTCCGCAATGGAGGTTTTTGACGAAGCAACCGACTCTGGCCGAGTAGGAGTCCCTGGTCTGGACGGCAAGTCTAGATCCATTGACTGGGGACGGTTccgcttcgtcttcctcccaAACGTCGACGGCGCAGATACAATGCTCGACTTGGTGTTTTTGGAAGCCTTTGCATCTTTCGCGCTCTTCCCATCATTTGCACTGTTGTCAGAATGGTTCTGGTCGACGTTTAGGCCGGTGCGCTCAGGGTGAGCCTCCGACCCCTGTCCTATCACCGCCAACTCTCCAGACTCGGGTCGGATTGCTGGAGTCGCTTCGCCGTCCTTCGGACGAGTATCCCTGGACCAAAACGCCCAGGTCGACCCAGCCGATGGTTGCTTCGAAGGTtccggcttcggcggcggcggtggcgctTCGTCCATGACCACGTCCTCGGGTTCTTTTGTAGGTTGATCTGTGGCACTCGCGCTTTCGGTGCTGCCCGTTGACTTCACAGGGTCTTCGTTTGGAGCGTTTTCTGCCACAGGAGCGCTTGAGTACCAGAAGCCGAACCACGAGTTCGTGGGTGCTGGCGGGTTTAGATCAGGTTGCGTTGACGTTTCTGCTGATGGTGATTCGGCAACTGGTGAGGTTTGGACCTCGGTCTGGGCTTCTGGTTCTTTCCGAGGTTCCACCTCTTTTGGTTGCTCTTCAGCCGGCGTGAATGTTTGCGTCTCCGTCACTGGCGCCCGTGCCAGCCACCCGAACCAGCCTGAAGTTGCGACAGGCGTATGCGAGGTTGGCTGCTCCTCGGTCGGCTTGGTCGTGTCGTCAGTTTTCGGTGGCGCTTCCTCTGCCACCCGCGATGTGTCCTTGGCTGTCCGTTGCACCGCTGTGGTATCTCCGTCGTTCTTCGCGATTTCCGTGCTCTCCTCTGGCGTCAGAGCGCCCCCGTTCTCTGGTATTTGGGGTAAGGAAGTGGATGATTCGGCCGGGCCGTCGAAACTCGCTGAGTCTATGCTCTTTTTCGTATCAAATCGTCGAAAATCGGGCGTGCTAGAAGGCTTGAGCGTGCCTCCAAATATAGTCTCTCGTGCAAGCTGGGTCGAGGCGGAGGACTTTGGAATGCGTGGCCAAGAGCCGTACCAACTCCGTGCCTTGCGGACCTGTATTTCCAGGTCAGCATCCAACGCCTAGAAGAGAACCCCATATGCCCCGAAACCCGCAGTACCTGTTTCTGTGAATTCTGTGGAGAGTTCTTGGTTTCGCTGCCGCTTCTATCCCTCATCAAAGGCATCTCTCGCGTAGGGCGGTTCGTGGGTTCTGGAACAGCCGTGACCTGTGACGTAGCCGATGTTGCTGTCGCAGGGGCAATTGCCGCAGGTGgactcgacgagctcgggtCCGACAGGATGGTGCGCTGGCGCTTTCGAGGAGACATGGCGGAGAGGGAAGCCTCAGTCGTGAGCGAAAGTCAGGCCAGCAGGTTGAAAGTCAATCTGCCGCATGTTCGTTTTAGAGATCCGACATCTGGAGGCTGGCAAGATTTAATGGCAGGTggccgttgttgttgttgagaCGGGGAAGAGGAATAGGCTGCCTGGGATGGTGGCGCCCACACCAAAAGGCCTAGGATGTGCGTGCGAGCGCTACCTGGTAGGTGCTTGTAATAGCGGGTGCCCGCTGGGGGCCAACCCCTCGCCCCTCTAAAggccagagagagaggtgggcGTCACCCGCATGGACTCGAGCGGTATGATTAGATAAGACGCGGAGGAcagaggcggcggcatgaCATTCGGGGGAAGAGTGAGCAATGTGACTCTGGCCCCACATCTCCGATTACGATAAGCTACAGTTCATCCTTATCTCTTATCGGCCTGTATCCCGCCCGACATTGGAAAAAAAATGTTTCGGTGGAGCAGTCGCAAAAAGGTCCCTGGGTCTTTTTTTCTGAACCTGCTCCTCTATAACATCGAGTCCGGAACTGTTGCAAGCAATTGCGACCTGGTTTTTTGGGCGCAACAATAAACATGAGCTCTCTCAAGCGAAAGGATGCCCCCGGGGGTACTCCTCCATCAAAGTCGGCAAAGGCCTCGAAGGTGTCCCGACCCTCGAAGCGCGACACTCCCACCAAGGaccggacgacggcgactgCAGATGCTCCTGCGCTGAAGGCTCCCGCCGTCTCGGCACTGCTCAAAGATGAAGAGCCCTTGTTCCCTCGTGGCGGTGGAAGCATTCTCACGCCGCTCGAGCAGAAGCAGATCACCATGGAGGCGAAGGCCGACGctgccaaggaggaggccgagctgTTCGACCCTAACGTGAAGAGCAAGgcaaagaaggagaagagaaggaaagcCAAGGACACCAAGGATGTCAAGCCCGCAAGAGATGAAGATGCTGTCAAGATTGAGGGTCTCAACTTCAAGGTGAGACGAAGCCCGGCTTGCTGGCTGGGGAACTGCTACTGACAGAAGTGAACAGCGACTTGTGAAGGGCTCTCTGGTCCTCGGTCAAATCACTCATATCGACACTGTCCAGCTCACGATTGCACTGCCCAACAATCTCACAGGACATGTTTCGATCGCCTCAATCTCAGACACGACAAACTCAAAACTCGAAAAGGACCTtaacgccgccgacgaggagagcgatgacgacgaagaggaggacgacgagggaaTCGACTTGAAGTCCATGTTCAAGATCGGCCAGTACGTCCGCACACACGTGCTGTCGACAGCAGACGAGTCGGGCCCGGGCAAAGCCAAGCGCCGAATCGAACTTTCGCTCCGACCCGCAGAGGCCAACGCTGGCAtcaccggcgacgacgtcgttgcGCATACTACACTCATGGCCTCGATCGCCAGTGTCCAGGACCATGGTTACGAGATGGATCTGGGAATCGAGGGAGATCTGAAGGGCTTCCTCCCCAAGAAGGAAGTCGGCCCCGATATGGACGAAGCCAGCCTGCGGCCTGGTGCCGTCTGTCTTTGTGTTGTCAAGAGCGTGACTGGAATCGTTGTCCAGCTGTCGACCGACCCTCTCAAGCTCGGCAACACATCGCTTGTTGCATCGACCGCCCCGACAATCAACTCTTTCTTGCCCGGATCCCTGGCCGACGTCCTGCTCACTGAGGTTACCTCGAGAGGTATCCAGGGCAAGTTGCTTGGTCACCTGCCCGTCACTGCTGACCTCATCCACTCTGGTGTTGGTCCTGACAatgtcgacctcgaggccaagtACACCGTCGGCACCAGAGTCAAGGCAAGAATCATTTGCAACTTCCCTGCTGCGCGCGAGCCCAAGCTCGGTATCTCTCTGCTGCCGCACATTGTCGGCTTGCAGCCAAAGTCATcgggcaagggcagcagAGCCAAGGCTCCTCTTGATATACTTCCCATCGCCTCGTTTGTCGAGAAGTGCACTGTCCGCAAAGTCGAGCCTGAGATTGGTCTCTACGTAGACACTGGCGTTCCCGGCATTGCTGGCTTCGTGCACATTTCTCgcgtcaaggacggcaaggttGATGCGCTTTACGAAACGAGTGGCCCCCATAAGGTCGGCTCTACGCATCGCGGTAGAGTCGTTGGCTACAGCTCGCTGGATGGCATGTTCCTGCTGTCATTCGAGCAGAACATTCTTGATCAGCCCTTCATCCGCCTCGAGGACGTTCCCGTGGGAGAGGTTGTCTCTGGCAAGATCGAAAAGGTCATTGTCGGCGAGAACGGCGTCAGTGGTCTGATCgtcaagctggccgagggcaTCACTGGTTACGTTCACGAATCGCACCTTGCCGACGTTAAGCTTCAGCACCCGGAAAAGAAGTTCAGAGAGGGAATCACCGTCAAGGCGAGAGTTCTCTCAGTGCGCCCTCGCAAGCGCCAGCTCCGCCTGACGCTCAAGAAGACCCTGGTGAACTCGGATGCGCCCATTGTCAAGAACtacgacgatgccgaggtcgGCATGCAGACACCTGGAACCATCACTGGCTTCACCGCCGCTGGCGCACAACTCGAGTTCTTCGGAGACGTAAGGGGTTTCCTGCCCCTGTCCCAGATGAGCGAGGCCTACATTAAGGATCCCAAGGAGCACTTCCGCGTCGGCCAGGTTGTCAGTGTCCACGTCCTTGATGTCAACCCCGAGGAACGCAGGATGGTTGTTTCTTGCAAGGACCCCTCAGCATTTGGCCTGGACAAGCAAGCAGCACTCAAGGCTCTGAAGATTGGCGATATTGTGTCCGCCAAGGTCAGCCAGAAGACGGAGGATGAAGTCTTTGTTGATCTTGAGGAGAGCGGCCTCAAGGCCATTATCCGCACCGGTCATTTGTCAGATAAGTCTGCCAGCAAGACTCAGGCTGCTTGGAAGCGCATCAACGTTGGAAACTTATTGTCGGACCTCGTCGTGCTTGACAAGAACGAGCGCCGTCGCGCAGTCATTCTCACCCAGAAACCCAGCTTTGCTGAGGCCAGCAAAAAGGGCACACTGCTGTCGAGCGCTGAGGACGTTACTGTCGGTGCTGTTGTTCCGGCCTACGTCCGTGAGATTGGTCCCTTCGCCGTCTACGTCCAGTTTGGCGGCAGCCTTACCGGCATCCTGCCCAAGGCTAAGTTGCCCAAGGATGCGCAGGAGAAGCCGGCCTTCGGCATGCGCAAGCACCAGAGCATCGAGGTCAAGATTGTGTCTTCCAACCCCGAACAGAACCGCATCATTGTTGCCCCTGCATccgccgacgagcccgcACCGATCGCGCCCGAGTCTGCCGTGAACTCCGTCGACGACAGCATCAAGACCATCAACGATATCGCTCTTGGCACGATACTGAACGCCAAGGTTATGTCTATCAAGAACACCCAGTTGAACGTCAAGGTTGCGGACAACATCCAGGGCCGTATCGACGTTTCGCAGTTCTTCGACGCGTGGGAGAACATCAAGAACCTCAAGAACCCCCTGCAGCAGGTCAAGGCAAACGAGATCATTCGTGTCCGCGCCATTGGCATCCACGACTCCAAAAACTACCGCTTCCTGCCATTCTCTCATCGTTCTACCCACTCGCTGATCGAGTTCACCGCAAAGGCGAGTGacatcaaggccaaggaggtcgAGCTGCTTTCATACGACAAGATCGAGGTTGGCTCTTCGCACGTCGCCTTCGTTAACAACCACGGCAAGAACTGCTTGTGGGTCAACTTGTCGCCTACTGTCCGTGGCAGAATCAGCATCATGGACGTCTCGGACGACTTGTCTCACGCCGGAAACCTCGAGAAGTACTTCCCCGTGGGATCTGCTCTCAAGGTCCGCGTCTTATCCGTCGATGCCGACAAGGGACACCTAGACCTGTCTTCTCGTTCCTCCACAGGCTCTAGCGAGGTTACGTGGGACTCGTTGAAGAAGAACATGACCCTTCCCGGCAGAGTCACCAAGGTCAATGATCGTTCTGTCATGGTCAAGCTCAGCGATTCCGTCTCTGGCCCTGTCCATCTGGTCGATCTTTGCGACAACTACGACGAAGCCAACACTCTCAAGTACACCAAGGGCGAGATTATCCGCGTCTCAGTGGTCGAGGTGGACAAGAGCAACAAGAGACTCAGGCTTTCTACCCGCCCGTCTCGCATTCTCAGCTCCACCTCCCCTGTTGCCGATCGTGAAATCACCAAGCTGCCTCAGATCTCCTCGGGTGACATTATTAGGGGTTTCGTGAAGAACGTGACCGATAAGGGCGTTTTTGTGCAGCTCGGAGGCACTGTCTCCGCCTATGTCAAGATCGGCAACCTCTCGGACCGTTATATCAAGGACTGGAAGGGCAACTTCCAGGTTGATCAGCTAGTCAAGGGCCGTGTCATCAACGTCGACACAGCAATCAACCAGGTCGAGCTGAGTCTCAAGGCTtccgtcgtcgagaacgACTACACACCCCCTGTGACGTATAAAGACATCAAGGAGGGACAGATCGTCACCGGCAAGGTTCGCAAGGTTGAGGAGTTTGGTGCCTTCATTGTCGTCGACAACTCTCACAATGTCAGCGGTCTGTGCCATCGcagcgagatggccgagaagCCCGTGGAGGATGCTCGTAGGCTTTACAGCGAGGGCGACGTGGTGAAGGCTAAGATCCTGTCTGTAGATGACGAGAGAAAACGCATCACTTTCAGTCTCAAGCCTAGCCActtcgacgaggacagcGATATGGAGGATGTCGAAGGAGGTGCTGAACTGGCCAGCGATGAGGATTCCGACGTTGAGATGGGAGATGGTGGTGTCCAGCTCACCATCAGTGGAACAGACAACTTTGACGACTcggatgaggacgaggatgacgaagaggaggaggaggaagaagacgacagTGATGTCGAGATGGAGGACAAAGCAGCCACTGGCAAGGGCTTGAGCGCTGGCAAGTATGACTGGACGGGTGACGCATTCGACGAATCGGATGGCGAGTCAACAAgcaagacgaagaagccgacggcgacggagaagaaggagaagaagcagagcgGGATCCAAGTTGACCGcaccgccgacctcgacgcccacgGACCCCAAACCGCCACCGACTACGAGCGTCTCCTCTTGGGAGAGCCCGACTCGTCCCAACTCTGGATCCAGTACATGGCTTTGCAGATGAAGGTCAGCGAGCTGGCCAAGGCACGTGAGATTGCGGAGCGCGCCATCAAGACCATCAACATCCGCGAGCAGATGGAAAAGCTCAACGTGTGGATCGCCTACCTCAACTTGGAGGTCGCTTACGGCACCAAGGCGTCCACCGAGGAGGTTTTCAAGCGTGCTTGCCAGTACAACGATGAACAAGAGGTCCACGAGCGTCTGGCCAGCATCTACATCCAGTCCGGAAAGCTCAAGGTATGCATATCAACCACAAGCAGTTGAACGAATTGTCACTAACACACCCAACAGCAAGCAGATGATGTCTTCCAGTCACTCGTGGCCAAGTTCAAGTCAAAGTCGCCCAAGGTCTGGGAGAACTACGCTCACTTCCTGCACGTGACGATGAACGAGCCCGACAGGGCTCGCGCGCTCCTGCCGCGTGCCACCCAGGCACTGGAGGAGCGACACACGGCGCAGCTGATGGCCAGCTTCGGCGCTCTCGAGTTCAAGTCGcccaacggcgacgccgagcgcgGCCGGACGACGTTCGAGACGATCCTCGCGACGTGGCCGAAGCGGTTCGATCTGTGGAACCAGCTGGCGGACCTCGAGATCTCGGCGGCAGAGCCGGACGCGACGGCGATCCGGGACGTTTTTGAGAGGggcgccaaggccaagggtctgaagcccaagaaggcgATGAAGTGGTTCAAGCGGTGGGCTGAGTGGGAGCAGAAGCTGAGCCCTAAGGGCCGGGACAAGGTGATGGCCAAGGCACAGGAGTGGGTTACAGCGgcaaaggccaagaagggcgccgccgaggaggacgacgaggagtaAGACTTCTGGGGATGTTATCAGCCAACAATCAAAATGGGAAAAGTCTTTTCTGGGAGGTAATGAAAAAAAAATCAGTCTGcatgggaggggaggagggccaAAAGCTCATCGATCGTTCTCCATTTTTGTCCTCGGGCTAGCCCGAGATGCgcctcttttctttttttccttttctttgtGTGCTAATATCAAATCTTTGCAACGGAACAATACGAGGATTTACTTCCTGCATCTGCAAGAAACCAATAGagccttctcgaccttcACCTGTAACTCACTCACCTGCATCGCCGAATCGAGGTTAGTGTCGTGGGTTGGGTGACGAGCAGTGATTGATGCAGTTTCCCGAGATCGTCGCCGGGATCCAAATTGCCTCTTGATCTCACTTCGAAGCGGTTCCGGTGGGGGAAGGAACCCCGAGTCTCGGCCGTGCCGTATATCTCCTGAGGTTCGAGACAGACAGTCAGTCATAGGCGAGCTTTTGTCTTGGACAGGCCAAACGTCACCTGTCTATCAGGCAAAAGTCCCAGGCGGATTGAACTCAAAAAAGTGAATTTTTTTGAATGAAATGAGATGAAGAGACGGCGCTACTTGGCATTAGAAAAGGGGTTT
The genomic region above belongs to Colletotrichum higginsianum IMI 349063 chromosome 2, whole genome shotgun sequence and contains:
- a CDS encoding Insulinase, translated to MLRSLATRLPRRAAVTSSPLTTSAIRPSSLPSSRRTLATTIEAIPKEPTELDAITTLPNGLRVASEALPGSFSGVGVYVDAGSRYEDAGLRGVSHIMDRLAFKSTGSRSADSMLEQVEALGGNIQCASSRESMMYQAATFNGAVPTTIGLLAETIRDPKLTEEEVLEQLGTAEYEIKEIWSKPELILPELVHTAAFKDNTLGNPLLCPEERLGSISRETIQRYRDLFYRPERIAVAFAGVEHEEAVKLAQQYFGDMKGSYQEPTISRTGSETSIGSQASEFTDASSSSSAAASASPVQQPSKLLSKVPFFKNLSTSAPNSASVLSTTPSYNINSPAHYTGGFLSLPPQPPSLNPNMPTFTHIHLAFEGLPISSDDIYALATLQTLLGGGGSFSAGGPGKGMYSRLYTNVLNQHGWVESCVAFNHSYTDSGLFGISASCIPGRTASMLDVMCRELRALTLDTGFSALKAGEVDRAKNQLRSSLLMNLESRMVELEDLGRQVQVHGRKIPVTDMCRKIEALTVEDLRRVARIVAGGLVENAGKGSGAPTVVLQEAQAHGVSTHTLEWEAIQNTIYDWQLGRR
- a CDS encoding S1 RNA binding domain-containing protein yields the protein MSSLKRKDAPGGTPPSKSAKASKVSRPSKRDTPTKDRTTATADAPALKAPAVSALLKDEEPLFPRGGGSILTPLEQKQITMEAKADAAKEEAELFDPNVKSKAKKEKRRKAKDTKDVKPARDEDAVKIEGLNFKRLVKGSLVLGQITHIDTVQLTIALPNNLTGHVSIASISDTTNSKLEKDLNAADEESDDDEEEDDEGIDLKSMFKIGQYVRTHVLSTADESGPGKAKRRIELSLRPAEANAGITGDDVVAHTTLMASIASVQDHGYEMDLGIEGDLKGFLPKKEVGPDMDEASLRPGAVCLCVVKSVTGIVVQLSTDPLKLGNTSLVASTAPTINSFLPGSLADVLLTEVTSRGIQGKLLGHLPVTADLIHSGVGPDNVDLEAKYTVGTRVKARIICNFPAAREPKLGISLLPHIVGLQPKSSGKGSRAKAPLDILPIASFVEKCTVRKVEPEIGLYVDTGVPGIAGFVHISRVKDGKVDALYETSGPHKVGSTHRGRVVGYSSLDGMFLLSFEQNILDQPFIRLEDVPVGEVVSGKIEKVIVGENGVSGLIVKLAEGITGYVHESHLADVKLQHPEKKFREGITVKARVLSVRPRKRQLRLTLKKTLVNSDAPIVKNYDDAEVGMQTPGTITGFTAAGAQLEFFGDVRGFLPLSQMSEAYIKDPKEHFRVGQVVSVHVLDVNPEERRMVVSCKDPSAFGLDKQAALKALKIGDIVSAKVSQKTEDEVFVDLEESGLKAIIRTGHLSDKSASKTQAAWKRINVGNLLSDLVVLDKNERRRAVILTQKPSFAEASKKGTLLSSAEDVTVGAVVPAYVREIGPFAVYVQFGGSLTGILPKAKLPKDAQEKPAFGMRKHQSIEVKIVSSNPEQNRIIVAPASADEPAPIAPESAVNSVDDSIKTINDIALGTILNAKVMSIKNTQLNVKVADNIQGRIDVSQFFDAWENIKNLKNPLQQVKANEIIRVRAIGIHDSKNYRFLPFSHRSTHSLIEFTAKASDIKAKEVELLSYDKIEVGSSHVAFVNNHGKNCLWVNLSPTVRGRISIMDVSDDLSHAGNLEKYFPVGSALKVRVLSVDADKGHLDLSSRSSTGSSEVTWDSLKKNMTLPGRVTKVNDRSVMVKLSDSVSGPVHLVDLCDNYDEANTLKYTKGEIIRVSVVEVDKSNKRLRLSTRPSRILSSTSPVADREITKLPQISSGDIIRGFVKNVTDKGVFVQLGGTVSAYVKIGNLSDRYIKDWKGNFQVDQLVKGRVINVDTAINQVELSLKASVVENDYTPPVTYKDIKEGQIVTGKVRKVEEFGAFIVVDNSHNVSGLCHRSEMAEKPVEDARRLYSEGDVVKAKILSVDDERKRITFSLKPSHFDEDSDMEDVEGGAELASDEDSDVEMGDGGVQLTISGTDNFDDSDEDEDDEEEEEEEDDSDVEMEDKAATGKGLSAGKYDWTGDAFDESDGESTSKTKKPTATEKKEKKQSGIQVDRTADLDAHGPQTATDYERLLLGEPDSSQLWIQYMALQMKVSELAKAREIAERAIKTINIREQMEKLNVWIAYLNLEVAYGTKASTEEVFKRACQYNDEQEVHERLASIYIQSGKLKQADDVFQSLVAKFKSKSPKVWENYAHFLHVTMNEPDRARALLPRATQALEERHTAQLMASFGALEFKSPNGDAERGRTTFETILATWPKRFDLWNQLADLEISAAEPDATAIRDVFERGAKAKGLKPKKAMKWFKRWAEWEQKLSPKGRDKVMAKAQEWVTAAKAKKGAAEEDDEE